The DNA region cttcttAAATGCCATCCATTTGTCTTGTATGCCTCGCCGTGGACTATTCTTCTGCTTTGTACTCAGCGGTTGAGGTGTTACGTCCACAGACAATTTATTTGggttttattttgtagtaatgAAGATGGTTGGGGGAAAGGTATTGGAGTAAAATTGTACATTGTACTTAGGAAATGTAGTGTAGTAGTTGTGCATATTTGACTTCATTTCAGTAACTAAGTATTTGTGCTTATTACCCGTTACATTACAAGACTGCATCTGGTAGCCGTTACATTACAAGACTGCATCTGGTAGCCCCTCAGACGCACCTCCAACACGGTGCTTTGACTCATCCCATTTCCCGCACTCTATAGAGCCATGTCTCCCACCATGATGGAGCACAACAGCTTGGATGTCATGTGTCTGAATAAATACTGCAACAGCTCCTCGTCGTCGTCCAGCTCTGAGAACGACAAAAAGATTTGGACCAAGTTGAAGCTGAATTTGGCCGAGGACTACCCGAGGAAGAACGCAGAGATCCTGAGCGGACAATACGGGACCAATGTGCTGTTGATCGGAGCGGCGCTCATGCTGGCCCTGGCCCACCATAGCCCATCTGTCAAGGAGGACCAACTGCTGTCCTTCGTTACCTCCCTCATGATCCTCCAGCTCGTCTGGATGCTGTGGTACATGCTAGTCCGGAGCAGAAACAAGAATACACGCACAGAGAAGGATGTTCATGCCACCACATGCTGGATCAGAGGTGAGTTATGCAACAGGATATGGCTACACTGAAAACTTAATGAAGTTTCAGGGACTGGTCACAACCTGTCTTTTCCTTAATACATTTTTCAGGTATTCATACCCTGCttgagtatttttatttttctgactttGTTCTTTTACTccccacatttaaaaacaaggttCTACTCCTTACTCTTTCAAAATATGCGTGTTACTTTTTTGAACCTCCACGGATGACAACACCACATAAAAAGGCATAAATAAAGAAATCTAAAGTCAGCCATCTTTAAGCTTTTGATTGATTAAGATCTTGGGGACTTATAGGCAGAAGAAAACATGACAGCAGAGACCTGGAAGAACATTAACCCAGGAGGGCCAATAACGGGCACAACTTTTATTTCTGATTTTCCCATAGGTGGTTTGACTCTTCTTGCACTCCTCTCGATGATTATGGACGTGTTCCGAATCGGATATTATGTCGGGTATCAATCTTGTGTGTCGGCTGTTCTCGGGGTGTATCCTGTCATCCATGCAAGTCACACCATAGCACAGGTAAGTTTGAATGGAActttcattttaatgaaatactTGAACAGTGTTTCCATTGGCACTAAACTAAGTACAGTCAGAACCATAAATATTGAGAAATCAATAGAATTATAATCTTTTCAGgtctaaacaccaccacaatgtttttgaaattaaacaaccaagatTTACTTTAACTGCAGATTGTCATccttaatttgagggtatttacatccaaatcaggtgaatGGTGTAGGAATTATACCCGTTTgtagatacagtacagtatgccTCCCACTTTTGAAGGGACAaaaagtaatgggacaaatTAGCAATCATAAATCAAATTTCACGTTTGAGTACTTGATTGCAAATCATTTGCAGTCAATTACGATCTTGAAGTCTGGAACGCATTGACATCACCAGACGCTGGATTTCATCCCAGGTGATGCTGTGCCAGGCCTCTACTACAAATGTCTTCAGGTCATGATTATTCTTGGGGAattttcccttcagttttgtcttGAGCAAGTAAAGTGTATGCTCAATGGGACAcaggtcaggtgattgacttggccattgcATAACATTCCACATCTTTACCTTCAAAAACCTCTGTGGTTGTTTTCGCAGTATGCTTCGGGCAGTGGCATGCAAAGCTCCAGTGCTGCTCGGGGCAGTGTGATTTATTTCAtgcttcctgtgtgtgtgtggaggggggggggttaaatcaTTGGATGTCCGGAGCCACCCCACCCCCTCACGTTTGTGACAGGTCGCTGTCAATCTGCACTGTGAAGCGCCGTCCAATGAGTTCTGAATGATACGGCTGAATATGAGCAGATAATATTGCCGAAAGCACTGCCGAATTGATCCTGCTGATTTTGTCAACAGTCACATCATCAATAGATACAAGGCAACCATAAATGCCCACCCGCCCATGGAAAATCTGAGCGGCCAGTTGTGCCAttacttttggtcccttaaaaagtGTGAGGCTCATAGTGGGAGGCACCAGTAGCAAGACTAGCCCTATTTTTAGATAGCACACACTTTGGCATTGACCAAAACGTAAACctcgtgaaaatcggttgagaaatgagcaagttatgacttattttcaatgtccatgcattgcctttgaaggAAAcatcgaccttcccaacatggtcgcCACGTAGGCACATCAGTTAGCCGGGCTGTTACACCCCGCTGGCGTATATCCTCATATCTATGGTCAGAACcgctacacacattttcagcagtGAACGCTAAAGACCAGGTAATGCATGATTTACAACCCTGACCACACGGCGATGCTTCAATGCCTCTTCCTGTATGTTATGTGTCGGCACTGACTTGGCAGGGGCTTGTAGTGCTGCGTACTGTGAAGCTATTAGTGAATAAGCTAAGTCGGCACTTGGAGCTATCGCCAGCTAACTGAAGAGCAAAGAGTGTATCTGATATGATGaaattaatgatgatgatgatgaaatgtCTTTGTGAAGTGTCTTATGCCAATATatagctgtgttttttttttttaaagagtattatctgtaaaaaaaaaaaaagtcaaaatcttaccaatattttatttctagtcaaaactaattaaaattagacgaatcacacacacacacacaaaattaccGGTggagtattaaaataaaaaaacttaatCCCCTGGCAACATTTTTGGCTACTTAATTCAAGTAAAaattagctttaaaaaaatgaaaattgtctaaaaacaaggTGATGTCTTTTTTGactgagtttttgcagtgtaggTGTTTATtttcggtttaaaaaaaaaacactggcaaTATCTGATCCCCTTCATTGCCATAACTACATGTGCTAAATCTAGTTAAATGCTCGTTTACGACAGGACACATTATGAAACACTCTTTgcaaatgtctgattttcaatAGATGGACATACGctattttttataaaaagaagTCAGCCAGGTACAGGTGAGAGActgtaaaaaaatgcatgattGCAATGATAATgaatttgtctttgtcttttttgtgtagttatactgtatatactacatTTCCAACATTGTTGTCTATTATTCATATCAAAAGGTGACCTTATAAACAActtatttcttctttaataTAGCTAGAGACTAGCTGAGATGAAATACTCATTGTATTCATACTGttacaaaaggtctgtgcttttctgacaataaaccaaacttttttaatgtattgaataaatagatacagtaaataataataataataatattttgggtTGTCCACCAAATGGTGTTTTTCAAGGTCTAAAAGTTTAATCAAATTCCAGAATTAGGTCATGGGCTCAGCCCACCCAAAGTACTCAACCTTGACTCACCCCTGGGAGGTACATATTCAAACCGTTTAAATTCCTGCACCTTTCACCCGATTTGGATGTTTCGTAAATATCCTCAAATTCAAGCTGAAAGTCCTGCCAGTacatcttgtttgtttcatttcaaatccgtTTTGGTGTTTAGACCCAAAAAGAATTGtcaatgtcccaatatttatggacctggcTGTAACTCTAATGTGCTCTTTATAGGTCTGTGTAAGTTTGTGACAGTATACATTCATGGACCTGGGTAGTTCTGATGATATTTTGCCAAGCTGTTTTTCAGTTGAAGTGACTCTATGTTGTTCTGATTAGGTACACTTTCTCTGGTTTCACATCAAGGATGTCATCAAGAGTTTTGAAACATTTGAGAGGTACGCGGATTATACAATGACATTTTAGTTGCTGTCATGTCGCTTTCTGAAACAGTCATAGAACATCTCACCACTAATTATAACATCAGCTTATTGTCCAATGCATGCAGTTGTCATAACCCTTGTTTTCAAAACTCCGCTTCCTCAGATTTGGTGTAATTCATGCAGTCTTTACCAACCTCCTCCTGTGGTCCAATGGTGTGATGTCAGAAGCTGAGCACTTCTTGAACAACCATAAGAGAAGGCTTTCTGCTCTGGGCTATGGAAACCTCACTATAGGTAAAGGCCAGGGGTCGATTGTTGGCTTGTACGAGGAAGAAAAGTACAATTGTTCAATTGAGAGCGTGCCTCAATGGATGAAAAAAGGAAGGAGAGAAGGGTTTGCGAGGGGAAGGCAGGTGAGCTCGCCAGCCCGAAAGGCCTTGTTTGCATCGAACGTTTCTCGATTAGGTTTCAAGAGACACACTGTGTTGCTAGTACTGAGGTTCCCTCCCCAGCCATTTCTACACACTTTAGTCACCCTCCTTGACAACCCCACCCCCCCGGTTGACCTCACACGGCTTTATCCCAGGCTGCTTACTCCCAAGGGTgctgtaattacagtaactgATACATCTAAGCCGAGGGTTGTGGGGTTTAGGTACTCCTCCTCATATCCGGCTGACTGTGAGGCTGGCTGCACCCTGACTGTTGTTCACTTTTTAATTAAAGGGTGCAGGGCTGTCGAGGTGACTCTCAGGGGGTGGGGGTTTGAAGTAGTTTTGTGAAGATGATCTTAGGAGGGCAAAGGTCCTACCATAGCAGGGTAGTGCTAAAGTTTGGGAGGAGTGAATAAAAGGAGAAACCTAATGGGAATAGTAAACGTGGCCTGTCAAGGGGCAATTTAGCTGACGTTCATCTTATTAAAACCACTCTGTActctgataaaataaaaatcaagctGAATCCCCCACCCCGCTCTTATCAACTTTAGTGGTTCAGCAATAGTCTTaaggtattgtttttttaattgagaaaTGCAGAAAGACATTTTATCCAGTAACTCACTAGTGACATAGAACAGAAACAAGGAATCCTTTAACACATCCTCAAATATGTCCTCcatactgtgctgaaaaaaatatattttgccaaGGAAACTGTACAGCCTTCAactatttgaaaatgtttgctatTCGGGGTCAGGCCCCATCCCTATTACCCTGCgaaacatgaaaataatggGGTATAGGTTCCCTAAAACAATTCACAAATAGGTGACTCCACAAATGCCGCACTGTAAATATGCAGGGGCCAACAGTTTTTTCCAACATCATGCCTAATTGCTTTGAAATTATGTTTAattatacagcggctgaaataagcatttaacacgtcaccatttttctcactaaatatatttccaaaggtgctattgatgtTGGGAAAAacacaagtaatccatacatacaaccccaatttcaataaagttgggacgttgtgttaaaaataaataaaaacagagtacaatgattttcaaatcatgttcaacctatgttgaattgaatacactacaaagacaatatatttaatgctcaaactgatcaacttgattgtttttagcaaataatcattaacttagaattttatgtctgcaacacgttccaaaaaagctgggacaggtggcaaaaaagaatgatcaagttgaggaatgctcatcaaacacctgtttggaacatcccacaggtgaacaggctaattgggaataggtggatgccatgattgggtataaaaggagcttccctgaattgctcagtcattcacaagcaaagatggggcgaggttcacctctttgtgaaaaagtgcaTGAGAACGTTGTcaagcagtttaaggacaatgttcctcaacgtacaattgcaaggaatttagggatttcatcatctacggtccataatatcatcaaaagttttagagaatctggagaaatcaaaacgtaagcggcaaggccgaaaaccaacattgaatgcccgtgaccttcgatcactcaggcggcactgcatcaaaaaccgacatcaatgtgtaaaggatatcaccacatgggctcaggaacacttcagaaaaccaatgtcagtaaatacagttcggcgctacatccgaaagtgcaacttgaaactctgctatccaaagcaaaagccatttatcaactacacccagaaacgccgccggcttctgtgAGCCctagctcatctaagatggactgatacaaagtggaaaagtgttctgtggtccgacgagtccacatttcagattgtttttggaaattgtggacgtcgtgtcctccgggccaaagaggaaattaaccatccggactgttatggacgcaaagttcaaaagccagcatctgtgatggtaaggggctatgattatttgctaaaaacaataaaatgtatcagtttgaatgttaaatatcttatctttgttgcgtattcaattaaatacaggttgaacatgatttgcaaatcattgtattctgtttttatgtttaacacaacgtcccaacttcattggaattggagttgtacaaagaaagtagaaaaaataagataataaattaagttttgtgtaataatgtgaaatgacacagggaaaaagtattgaacacgccaactggtatttattgaatactttgtacaaaagcctgtttccaatgacaggttcaagatgcctcctgtttggagaaactagtcgcatgcattgctctggtgtgactttggcccattcctccacacaagcagtcttcaaatcttgaaggtgccgtgggcttcttttgtgGACCATGAGTTTCAGTTCTtaccatagattttcgattgccTTCAAGTCAGATGATTGGCTGGGTCATTCTAGCAATAATGTAATAAGCAATAGCATAACTTTTatcagtaccatttgctgaaaagccaccccacaccatcatgttcccacctctgaacttcaccgTTGGTattgtttttagggtgatgtgcagtccCATTTCTCCTctaaacgtggtgtgcattatggcatccaaagagttaaattttgctctcatatattttattatatcagTGACAATATTATACTGTTGcaatcacaatatttttttacctaTTTCTATGTATAACTTGTAGGGCTGGCCGATATGACCTAAAATTCACATCACAGAATAAATTAAATCCCTTCATGGTAACGGTATATatcatgatatacagtataaagtataatttttttaagtatttttgaATGGGTTGTATAGTTCTTTAGCAAAGCTACATTTCTGCAATATAAAGTCAGTCATTTTGAGACCATTGTGTAgatctcaaaataaaaattcagcaCTCTGTGgtgcaaaacaaacaattaacattgctgatatgaatatttaacatatatgaatatacttAAGGCTCCTCCACCTGGCTGATGTGTGCGGTAACTTACtgattattttttcagttttcagacttgtGCGCTTGCTGAGTCgctgttgtttattattttattttctctccacTTATTAaattacccggagaaaacccacacaggcacgaggagaagatggaaactccccacaggcaaggccggatttgaacccgggtcctcagaactgtgaggcagacggtctaaccagtcggtcaccgtacCACCATGAGTCATTTCAATGAAAGCAAATGTAATTTCTGTTTCTTCCATCTATAAATAACACTATGTTGGCGgcacgactgcttagcacaggggttgccaaccaatcagaggctAAGAGCCAGAATTGTTACTGTGTTCTTGCAAAGAGCCGCATCATATACATTGGCGCACACACAGGGTGTGATCAGAAATTTCTTTCCACAAATTATTCGATTCGTTAgagggggggggaagggggtgGGGAATTGTCGTATAGTCCGTTCCGAGTATTTCCGGTCTGAATTTTCGTACGGCGTGAACGGACGTGTCGCAAGAAGCTGGTCAAAGAGCCGCCAACGTAAGAGCCCCAAGAAACTGGTCAAAGAGCTGCATACAGCTCCCGAGCCGCGGGTTGGCGAGCCCGTGCTTAGCagatctgccccacagttctgatgatccgggttcaaatctggcctcgcctgtgtggtctTTGGATGTTTTCcctctgcctgcgtgggttttttccgggcacaccagtttcctcccacatccacaaAACATGCAAGGTGGGTTATTTgatgactccaaattgcccataggtgtgcatgtgagtgtgaatgattgtttgtttatatgtgccctgcgattgggtggcgaccagttcagggtgttccctgcctcttgcccagagtcagctgaaaTAGGCGCCAGCACATTCGTGCCGCAATGGAGGATAatcggtacggaaaatggatggttgataACACAATGTAGTCATTCTGAAATcgttttgtatgtgtttgtctTTGCAGTTCACACTGAACCTCTCTGTAACTGCACCACCAGCACTTGTGCCATGTTCTCCAGCAGCCTCTACTATCTCTACCCCTTCAACATTGAATACCACATTTTTGTCTCCGCCATGCTCTTTGTCATGTGGAAGAACATTGGAAGGACCATTGACCTTTCTTCAAATCAGAAACGGCTAGCTACTAAAACTCAAGGATTGACCCTGGGCCCCATTCTCGGTCTAGTTGCCCTCGCCAGCACCATCGGGATTTTGGTGGTTTATATAACACATGTGGAAGGTTCAGTTCAAACGCGGCGGTCAGCCATTTCCATGTTCTACATCTATGGCATCGTCATCCTGGTGTTAATGTGCTCTGCATGTGCATCAGGTTTGCTTATATACCGAGCAGATCACATCCCACCGGACACCTCAAAGAACCCCTCAAGACAGCTGGACACGGAGCTGCTTTTTGGATCATCTATTGGGTCCTGGTTCATGTCTTGGTGCAGCATAGTAGCCGTGCTGGGAGCCAAAAGCAGTCCCCCTTACCGCTGGACCAATTTGATTTATTCTTTGCTTGTTGTGTTGGAGAAGTGCATCCAGAACCTTTTCATCATAGAGTCCCTCTACCGCCGGCAGGACGATGCTGGGCGGGGTGACCCCGAATTAGTGGCTTCACCAGAAATCTTCTCAGTGACTTCCTCTTTGGCTCCACCTTACAATGGCATCTTCAACCGCGCCTATGACACACCAGACAGGGCTTGTGTCGCCATGGAAAATGAGCAGGAAGAGAGTAGACAAGTGTACAAATGTCCTAGGAAACCATCGGAGGTGCCAATGGCTTTTGGAAACCAAGTGGTAAACACCGCAAATATCAAGAGGCAAATCCTGAAGAACATCTCTGTCTTCTTGATTATGTGCAACATCTCGGTAAGCCTTTCAGACCTGCTGGAATTTCAATGTCATTTTGACCggtcaacatttttgtttctaatGGAAAATTAGATGAGGTTTCATTCATGTGAGGGAAATACAAGGTACATTTTATGTGCagtaaaaaaaagactaaactCTGCCTCATCTCGTGAAAACCTGCAAGTAATTGACGTTCCCTAAAAAGGTTTGGAATTGCTTatacatgccacaagatgacgccAAAGCACTATTGTTGtccaaatgaaactcctcaactcacttcaacatagttaaCTGACACCATAATAGCACATGATTGCGCCGAAGAAatagtttttattgatttggcCTGAGAACAAAACAGGAAATAGGCAAGGTTTTCCATCAAATAACGGagatataccccccccccccccaaaaaaaaaaaaaaaaaaaaaatcagtaaagaagtttaatttcattgtatttaaatTAGTAGGAGGGCTGTAACAATCTGGCACTTGCCAAATGGTAACAAAAATCTTCGCTTTCTCTTGTATACTCTCTCAGCACGTGTTTGCTATTCAAAAATACTTTCCAAGAAAGACTGAAGTAGACTTTTCCTGAGCTTTTGAGCAGTAATTGGTCCATATTAACTGTGAACTGAGCTTTTTACTCTCCAAGATATATTTAAGCTCTGGAAGACTAAATGAGTCAACATGCTTATGGTGAATTTTGATGCTGTTTGGCAGAGCCAAGATATCAGTTTCCCCATGTTGAGCTGTATCTCAATGAAAGGGTTTCTTTGTTTTCTAGCTCAATGGCAAACTATAGATATGCCTTACTGTTCCTTTAAACTATCCCTTGAACTAAACTtggccagtttttttttctctccaggtGTTCTATTACTTCTACCAGAGAGTCGATGTTTTCACTGGAAACTGTTTTTAGGTTTTACACAAAGACAAGCAGTCTCGTTTGTTCTAAACTTGGTGGGGGTATGTAACATgggctaaagaaaaaaaaactgttttctttatcctttgtatGGTGATGAGATTCGGATATTAAAGAAATGTATATGTTCTTTACAGCTGTGGATCCTCCCCGCCTTTGGCTGTCGGCCGCAGTACGAAAATGGGTTGGAACAGGAGGCGTTTGGTTTCAGCATATGGACTACAACTCTCAATTTTGCGGTTCCTCTAAACCTTTTCTACCGCATGCACTCGGTTGCTTCTCTATTTGAGGTCTTTCGCCGCGTCTGACAGCGAATCAGAAGTTAGACAATGCACAACAATACTTGCCACTGCTGGCTACTGAGTGTCTCTCGGCATGGCTCAAACATTCACCAGACTTAAAAGTAAGCCATGGCAACAAACACAACATATACTTGTAAGGATTTACAATTCCAACATATCCAACTGTGTCCCTTGACGAATGACTTTGCATAATGTGagttgaaaaaaatctaacttttaaagaatttattaaggggctctttgttttgttctgttgtCACATTTCAGTAGGTTTCTGACTAAATCCTGTTGTATGTGATGCATATTATGTGCACCAGATCGTATTCAAGAGTCAAGataccaaaaataataataataataaataaacggTCTAATAGCACTGTATTTTATGCAATGTGCAAATGTGCATGCTTTGACCTATAGTTATGGATTTGAAATACCCATACTatttatggatggatgatgttctCATGGTAGAAGTTCCATATAGTTTCATGGAGCGAAGATCAAATCTCAGATGTCAGTGTTAGCTCAGTTCCAAATACAGggtgttccaaaacttttgacATCATTT from Phycodurus eques isolate BA_2022a chromosome 10, UOR_Pequ_1.1, whole genome shotgun sequence includes:
- the otop1 gene encoding proton channel OTOP1: MSPTMMEHNSLDVMCLNKYCNSSSSSSSSENDKKIWTKLKLNLAEDYPRKNAEILSGQYGTNVLLIGAALMLALAHHSPSVKEDQLLSFVTSLMILQLVWMLWYMLVRSRNKNTRTEKDVHATTCWIRGGLTLLALLSMIMDVFRIGYYVGYQSCVSAVLGVYPVIHASHTIAQVHFLWFHIKDVIKSFETFERFGVIHAVFTNLLLWSNGVMSEAEHFLNNHKRRLSALGYGNLTIVHTEPLCNCTTSTCAMFSSSLYYLYPFNIEYHIFVSAMLFVMWKNIGRTIDLSSNQKRLATKTQGLTLGPILGLVALASTIGILVVYITHVEGSVQTRRSAISMFYIYGIVILVLMCSACASGLLIYRADHIPPDTSKNPSRQLDTELLFGSSIGSWFMSWCSIVAVLGAKSSPPYRWTNLIYSLLVVLEKCIQNLFIIESLYRRQDDAGRGDPELVASPEIFSVTSSLAPPYNGIFNRAYDTPDRACVAMENEQEESRQVYKCPRKPSEVPMAFGNQVVNTANIKRQILKNISVFLIMCNISLWILPAFGCRPQYENGLEQEAFGFSIWTTTLNFAVPLNLFYRMHSVASLFEVFRRV